The genomic stretch GTGATTGGTAGCAGCTGCGCGCCTGACAGCCTCTTCCAGCATGCGATTGCGAATCAGCACTTCATCACTTGCCTTTTCATTATCCTTGATTACGGAAAGGGCAAACACGGGATGCTCTCTGTCCGAAGCTTTGAGCATGAGTGCAAAATCAAGCAACCGCTCAATGGTTTGCGGGTTGGAAATAGCCACCATGACCACATCGCGATCTTCTTCCCGTTCGGGCGTTTTCTGTATTTCGCTGATGGCCAGTTTTTTTCCGGAAGTTTCCGTTGCAAAAGAAGCCACCAGACAGGTAAATAAAATCAATACAATCGTTCCGTTGAGAATTTGTTCATCAACCAGACCCACTTTATAACCCGTGAGAATCACAGCAAGCGTAGCAGCCGCATGTGCACTGGTAAGCCCGAAAATTACACCCCGCTGAGATGCATCGTAATGAAAAATTTTCTGTGCCAGAAAGGCTGCCAGAAACTTTCCTGCAAACGCAGATGCTGTCAGCACAATTGCCACCAGCCAGGATTCCCATCCCTGAAACAAAATATGCACATCCACCAGCATGCCCACGCCAATCAAAAAGAAAGGGATAAACAAGGCATTTCCCACAAACTCCAGCCGATTCATCAAGGGAGATGTATGAGGTATTAACCGATTCAGTGCCAGACCAGCCATAAATGCACCAATAATAGCTTCCACGCCGGCAACCTCAGCCATAAAACCCGCCAGGAAAACCATGCCCAGCACAAACATGAAATGTGAAATTTCATCATCGGGCACATGCCTGAAAAACCAACGTCCAATAGGTGGAAAGCTCAGAAATATCAAGGCTACGAACAACACAATGGCGGCACCAAGCTTTAACCAGAATGAAGCTGTGATATTGCCTTCAGCATATCCTGTAATAACGGCCAGAATCAGCAAAACCAGCGTATCTGTGATGATAGTGGCCCCCACTGCTATAGCCACAGCCTCATTGCTGATAATCCTTAACCGGCTGGCTATCGGATAGGCTACCAGGGTATGGGTGGAAAACATGCTCGCAACCAAAATGGAACTCATCAGCGACAGATGCAACACTTGCTCACATACCAAAAAACCGATAACAATAGGGAAAGCAAAGGTGAATATGCCAAATAAAATGCTTTTATGCTGATTTTTTTTAAACTCGTTTAAATTTAATTCTAAGCCAGCTAAAAACATGATATACAATAATCCCACCGTTCCAAACAGATTCACGCTGTTTCCTTTTTGCAACAAATCACCTTCCAGAATATTAAACCCATGATGCCCCAGCACAATGCCGGCCAGAATAAGGCCTATGATACCAGGGATGCGTAATTTTTTCATCAGCAGCGGAGCCAGTAAAATCACAAACAATACAATACAAAATACCAGTACCGGATCCTGGAGGGGCAAATGAAAACTTATGGCTAAAAAAGGAAAGTCCATGCATAAAAGGTTTAACCGAAAGAAAATTCTGATTTCGCTTTTTGCAAAATAGAAAAATCTTTTCAGCCTTTAGTCATATTTTCTTTGCTGGCTGGGCATTTCCGCTTCATTTCCTATATTTGCATAACATGTTTTCTTGTTCATTCATCCATCTTTCAACCTATGGGAAAGCCCATCACACACCCCGAAGGGAATCCGGATACTGCGGGTACCCTTGCCGCATGGTATGAACTCATCGTATGGAATGATGATGTGAATACTTTTGACTGGGTTATCGAATCATTGATGGAAATTTGTCATCATACCCTGGAACAAGCTACCCAGTGTGCTTATATCATCCATTTCAAAGGGAAATATGCTGTCAGAAAAGGATCCTATGAGTTGCTGCATCCCATGAAGCATGCACTCACGGATCGTGGCATCCAGGCCACCCTTTCAGCTTGCGGAGAAGAAATTTAAAACAGATCAAATCCATCATAACTATGGAATACAGAATTTTAGGCAAAACAAATCTGCAACTATCAGTAGTTACTTTCGGTGCCTGGGCTATCGGCGGATGGATGTGGGGCGGAACCGATATCAAAGAAGCAGAAGAAGCTATTCATGCTGCTTATCACGAAGGTATCACATCTTTTGACACTGCACCGGTGTATGGACAGGGATTGAGTGAGGAGATTGTAGGCAGGGCTTTGAAAGCTTATCCGCGCGACAAGGTGCAGATCCTTACGAAATACGGCATGCGCTGGGATCTGGAAAAAGGAGAGTTTGCCTTTTTGAGTAAAAATAACGAAGGCAGGGAAATTAAAATCTACAAATATGCCGGCAAGGAAAGCGTGATCAAAGAATGTGAAGATAGCCTGCGCCGCCTGCAAACAGATTATATTGATTTGTATCAGATTCACTGGCCAGATTCTACCACACCCGTGGAAGAAACCATGGAGGCCGTGCAGCGGCTGATCGAGCAGGGAAAGGTGCGGTATGCCGGTGTCTGCAATTATTCCGTGGAGCTACTCCGCAGGGCTCATGCAGCGATTGACCTGGCTTCCGATCAGGTGCCCTACAGCATGGTGCGCCGGGATATTGAAAAGGATGTGGTGCCTTATTGCTTGGAACACCAGCTGGGCATTCTGGCTTACAGCCCCCTGCAACGCGGTTTACTCACCGGTAAATATCAGCCCGATCATGCATTTCGGGAAGGAGATACGCGGCCTGACACGCCCTATTTCAAACCTGAAAACATCCGCAGGATCAATGCTTTCCTGGATCGAATTAAACCCATTGCACAGGATAGGGGCGTTACGTTATCACAACTGGTGGTGAGATGGACCGTACAGCAACTCGGCATCACCGTGGCACTGGTAGGAGCCCGCAACGCCCAACAAGCCAAAGAAAATGCCCGTGCAGGAACATTTACACTTACAGAAGAAGAAATCCAAAAAATCAATCAGGAATTAGCACAACTTGTGTTAGTTTAGCGGAAGTTTTTGAATAACCTACAACATCATATTTTCAGAACATGAAGCGATGGATGAAAGCCTGGCTGGTATGGATTTTCATCGGATATGCAGCACCCGTATGGGCACAGCAGAATTTCCTGCAGCAACAGTTGCAATATGCTACCGTGCAGATGGCTTACCGCAACAAAGACTCCCTGCTCAAAGCTGAATTTGCAGC from Thermoflavifilum aggregans encodes the following:
- a CDS encoding cation:proton antiporter — its product is MDFPFLAISFHLPLQDPVLVFCIVLFVILLAPLLMKKLRIPGIIGLILAGIVLGHHGFNILEGDLLQKGNSVNLFGTVGLLYIMFLAGLELNLNEFKKNQHKSILFGIFTFAFPIVIGFLVCEQVLHLSLMSSILVASMFSTHTLVAYPIASRLRIISNEAVAIAVGATIITDTLVLLILAVITGYAEGNITASFWLKLGAAIVLFVALIFLSFPPIGRWFFRHVPDDEISHFMFVLGMVFLAGFMAEVAGVEAIIGAFMAGLALNRLIPHTSPLMNRLEFVGNALFIPFFLIGVGMLVDVHILFQGWESWLVAIVLTASAFAGKFLAAFLAQKIFHYDASQRGVIFGLTSAHAAATLAVILTGYKVGLVDEQILNGTIVLILFTCLVASFATETSGKKLAISEIQKTPEREEDRDVVMVAISNPQTIERLLDFALMLKASDREHPVFALSVIKDNEKASDEVLIRNRMLEEAVRRAAATNHKVQVVTRIDLNTVSGIARATKELMITDLVLGWSSRKRTLEWIFGNTLGSLVQEVWQSVYVCNFALPLNTARKIVVIVPRNAEYEIGFQQWVMKLKRISHEIGANPLIYCAQSSIPPLLNLLENTKPVVKPGFVLFEDIEDFLIAARDVGRDDWLWVVSARKGSLSHQPAMDHLGDKLNKHFMEQNFLLLYPGQRIFEEHELAMRMNDLYAGGLPQPIESLERLTRRMRKLIKRKPGSNLK
- a CDS encoding ATP-dependent Clp protease adaptor ClpS, which codes for MGKPITHPEGNPDTAGTLAAWYELIVWNDDVNTFDWVIESLMEICHHTLEQATQCAYIIHFKGKYAVRKGSYELLHPMKHALTDRGIQATLSACGEEI
- a CDS encoding aldo/keto reductase — encoded protein: MEYRILGKTNLQLSVVTFGAWAIGGWMWGGTDIKEAEEAIHAAYHEGITSFDTAPVYGQGLSEEIVGRALKAYPRDKVQILTKYGMRWDLEKGEFAFLSKNNEGREIKIYKYAGKESVIKECEDSLRRLQTDYIDLYQIHWPDSTTPVEETMEAVQRLIEQGKVRYAGVCNYSVELLRRAHAAIDLASDQVPYSMVRRDIEKDVVPYCLEHQLGILAYSPLQRGLLTGKYQPDHAFREGDTRPDTPYFKPENIRRINAFLDRIKPIAQDRGVTLSQLVVRWTVQQLGITVALVGARNAQQAKENARAGTFTLTEEEIQKINQELAQLVLV